The Lactuca sativa cultivar Salinas chromosome 2, Lsat_Salinas_v11, whole genome shotgun sequence genome includes the window CAGTAAATTCTTGTAACAAGGGTTAAAAGTGAAAATACATCAATATCAAAATGTTACGGTATGGTTGGTGTTGTGATTACCACTTTGTGACAATTAATTGTTAGTAGTATGCTTGCTGATATGATTACCACTACATGTGAATTAATTATTAGTGGTATATTTGGTGTTGTGATTACCACTATGTGGGAATAAATTGTTAGTGGTATATGTAATGTCACAAAAAcatggtaattttttttttttttcatttttaagataaattaaacaccAATTTTTTATTAAGGTTACATTCAATTCAAACCGATAAACCATAATtcaaaaatcataattataaGAAAACACTACTGAATCTCGAATCATAAACAATTGATGTGTATAACTTACATTAATTACTAGGGTCAAGTATTTGAATTTACTAAATTTGACTTAAATAACTATtttactttcaaaacaatgtcaaaaaGTAATTAACCCTTTAAAAAGAAATAATGCGCTTCCTCCTTATTTCCCTTCTCCTGATTGGTCAATCCAAAACCACACGGATCAAGCAATTCCCAGCCTCACCCGTTGATCAAACCCAATCTAGCGGCCAAAATCATCACCACAAAAACCAATACTCCAAGCGAAGAGAAGAAATCGCCATATAAATAACACCCCCACATATTTCTCAAAAACATCACACACAATAAGTTTAATCGGAAAAATCACAGGCGCTTTCTTCTTCCGTCAGGTTAATTTCCTAATTTAGTCGTTGAAAGGTGAAATGGACGCCGGAACAAAGGTGAAAAAGGGTGCCGCCGGAAGGAAGGCTGGTGGTCCTAAGAAGAAGCCGGTTTCCCGCTCCGTCAAGGCCGGTCTTCAGTTCCCCGTCGGCAGGTTGGGTCGTTTCCTCAAGAAAGGCCAGTATGCAAAGCGTGTCGGAAGCGGTGCTCCGGTCTACCTCGCCGCCGTCCTCGAGTACCTTGCTGCTGAGGTATTTTCCGGCTTATTTATTTACAATTACCTAATTCCCCTTCGTTGCTGTATCAAtaaattgaacattgaaattgAGTTCATTAACTATCGGTAAAATTAACATTGGAGTTTTCTACGAATGCCATTATTTGCAGATCTATTTTACTTTTGTATGTTTATTAATTCTGAAATTCGAATTTCTTTCCCAATGAATTTGTAATTAGGTTTTGGAGTTGGCTGGAAATGCTGCCAGAGACAACAAGAAGACCAGAATCATTCCCAGACACGTTCTTTTAGCTGTGAGGAATGATGAAGAATTGGGAAAACTTCTTTCGGGCGTGACAATCGCTCATGGTGGTGTTCTTCCAAACATCAACCCGGTTCTTCTGCCCAAAAAGGCTCTTGACAAAGCAACCAAAGAGCCTAAATCTCCATCAAAAGCAACCAAATCACCTAAGAAAGCTTAGTGGATGGATATCACAATCCATCAGTTGGTTGTTAATCTTCTGAACATTTGTTTGCGATTTAGGGAAAGTTAGTTATTGTAGTCTCTCTGTACTCAGAATATTATTGCTGGATTTAACTATGTAGAACAACATCTCGTTTGTTTGAAATGAAAATTAGTATTTTTGTATACACGATTCCCATATCCTTGATTTATTTTCATTTGCTGTGTTCATTGCTCATAAGTTTGAGATTGGATCGTGTTGGTATGCTATTAATGATGATGGCGGTGCCATTACCATAATATGACTGTTTTATTCGATGTTTACGATTCTGAACGGGTTATTGTTTTTTTAGCATTACTCGTACTCTGTGGACATAATAATTTGAGAATCGATAGATTTGCATATGTAAAGTTTTTTTAAGTGTTGCTTTTATATGCAACTGGTGTTGTCAAAATAACTTGCTATGAGCATCACCAGCCCCTTTCAGGTAATTACTAGCTGCTGAAGTACGTGTTGGGGCTTATAGCCAGAAATTGAATGTGTCATAAAACAACGTTTTTGTTTTTCTTCCTGAATATAGATGCATGATAGGTGAtgtttttagttttcttttcataACAACCAATTAACTGTCTGGAATTAGTGTTTTGACTGTGTTTCTGCGTCTTTATTGTTTAGGTGTTACAGAATACAGAGCAGCTACTGAAGCTAACTGAATTTAAGTTCCCAGAATCACCATAAAGTAACACACAAAATATCCGCAAGTACATCTTCGTTCATATATATCTTATAGAACATAATAAAACTGAAATAGCAGAGTCTATACTCTCTAGTCTCTAGTCTCTAGGTGGTGTACTCTGCATTAATCTTGACATAATCATAACTTAAATCACATCCCCATGCTAACCCTGTTCCTGGTCCATCCCCTGTTGATGTTCCACccaaaacaaacaaataaatcacTCAAGTTTCTTGTTGACTTAATGCAGAAATAACGACTTAATAATAAAGTCACCTATGGATATTTGAATTTTGACAGTGCCATGGGCATCACCAGCCTCTTTCAGGTAATTACTAGCTGCTGACCTGGAACACTCCCGCATTTTCAGTATTTCAAATATCATGTATCATGTATCATGTATGTGAGTGTATGGTGTTATTGTTACCTATCAAATGGAAGTGGTTGGCCTCCTTCCATAAGCAGAATATCTCCAAGTGCTATTCTAAGGGCATTTGAGTCAAAACAAATCCCCGCGTACCCTGCAGCACAGGCTATCCGCCCCCAATTCGGATCCCTACCATAAATTGCCGCCTGATAAAACCACCCATAAAAACCATCATCATTATATCATTGGAAACAATTATTTCACCTTCAAATATCAACATATTAATCATCATGCCTTGGTAAGTGAAGAAGATGCCACTGAACGTGCAATCTTTGCTGCTTCACTTTCACTCCCTGCACCACTCACTGTCACCTGCATCATTTCCCATTTCCATAAATACCCTTCTGccccaaaaaaaataaaaacaaacaaacaaacaaacagacCTCTATCAGACATGTTGCCCCTTCTCCATCCCATGCTATTGATTTGGCAAGCCCTTGCATTACCTGACAAATATCAACAAACAAACACTTGTAAAAATGCATATAACAAAAAAAAGGGTAAATTGGGAATTTAAACACACCGCATCAAGGCACATTTGGAGTTGGTTTCCTTCAGAACTGTGTAATGATGATATCCTGTTTGATCCAGATAAACCACTAGCCAAAGCAATAATGGTATCATTGGTGCTAGTATCCCCATCTACCTACAACATTTCATAAACAATGTTTTAGTTATTAATACACGCATGTCACAATTGGttaaatgactaaaatacccctCAATGAGATGCTACTACTTACAGTGATTTGGTTGAAACTTCGATTCACAGCAACCTGTACCATCTTTCGCCAGATGTCAGTATCTACACAAGCGTCAGTCGTTATAACCTGaaaattaacaattttttttttgtatcaattaaattgttttacaaaacattttgtCGTAATAAATTAATCATATAGCAATATTAGTACATACACCAAGAAGTGTTCCCATGTTTGGGTGGATCATTCCGGAACCTTTTGCCATTCCCCCGATTCTTATACGGCTTCCACCAAccttcaaaaatatatatatttttttgtaataaaacgataataaatgaaataaaaaaagaaaGCAAATAAATACAAATATGATACCTCAAACTCTACTGCTACACTCTTGCTCACAAGATCAGTTGTTGTTATTGCCACAGCAGCAGAATCTGCTCTGCAAACCAAAAGTAGAATCGATAATTAATTTAACATTTAAAGGAAAGGAATACAAGGAGTTACAAATTACAACATTACCCCTTGACACTTGATGAAAGCAAACTAATTAACTTAGGAAGTGAATTAAGAAGAGGCTCCTGCACATAATATGATAAGTCAAACACATGGTCAAGACATTGACTATAAATGAATTTGCTGTGTTATTTACCTTCTTTATTCGTTGACCAATTACTCCAGTTGATTCTATCAAGATTTCATCAGGGCTTACTTGAAGTAACTGTAGAATTGTGAACTATCAATATTATTTTCACTGTGTAAATAGAAATAAATGAAAACAATGAGGTTTACACTTTACATACATTGGAAAGGGCATTTGAACAATCTATTACATCTTGGTAACCTGCATCCCCCTGTAAGGGCATATACGTCATTTTACATCATGGGTAACAAAAAGTTAAGTCAGAAATTACCGTGGCTgcatttgcttgaccagcatttATCAAGACTGCACGGGCCTAAAGAGGTAGCATAACTGAAATCAGTTAAATAAATTCAAAAGATTTGGTAATAAAAAGTTATAGAGAAAACTCACTGTTGTAGATTTTTGTAATGtacttttgcaataaagaacggGTGCAGCTGCAACCACGTTTCTAGTAAATGCCCCTGAAGGAAGTTTGTCAAAAGATTTGATCAAGCAATTTTACACTACTAGAAGGCTAAAATAGTAAATTCAACGAACCTGCAGATATGGCATCTACATCACAAGTGACAAGTGCAAGATCAGGCTTCTGTCCTGCTGCTCGCAATCCTCCATACATCCCTGCAGCTTTGAATCCTTCAGCAGCAGTAACTCCACCAGGAATCTTCCCAATTAAAATACAAAAGATTCAACAGGTTTGGGACTATGATGAATGATCCCTACTTTTGTGTTAAAACATGTCTCAGAATAAGGAAATGCATTACCTGCTTCCATGGTCCTTCAGGCAAAAATATTGGAGCTGCTGAGATGAAATTTGATGCCTCTTTTACATCTATCGACATGGAAAATACCCGAAAATCTCTTTTTGGAGAAGCAAATGAACCCAACAGCTGCAAAAAAGAACATCCATATGTTCAAATCAGATATAGTTTTAGTTCAAATGTTAAATAAAGACGAAGAACATGTTGTAATTTTAGGAGTCAGTTTCGAGTAATGTAGTAGAAATTTCCTCATGTTTTAGCCCATTTAAAACCCACTTTTACGATGAATGAAATaagaaaatttagggtttagagtttTAGCTCCTACTATAACATGGTTCCAGATAGGCGCAATTAAACAAATGCAGACGCACAAAACAATCGAATGTATAAACTTGACAAAATTTGAATTAAGTTGACTTGATTCTGACCTTTCGAGAATTGAATTCAGAGAGCTTAAGTGAAACAAATTGGGGAGGAACACATAATGACGACATTGTTTCTTAGTAGTATTTGAACCTCCTCGGAGAAGAAGCAAGCGTTCAAGTTTGTATGCCGGCGTAAAGTGAAAAAAGAGAGTTAGGGGTTACAACTTAGAAGCGTATTAAGTATAAACTAAAGTTGTCACATATAATCACATTAGTGATTAGTCATAATTGGATGCTGGACTTATTACAATTATTAAGTAACTAAAAAATATAGAGATATTATAAGATTTTGTGATTATCTCCTATGCCTTGTATTTAAGCTAGTTTCTAGTTTATTTGTCATCCTTTCCTTATTTCCAACTATGATTTTGTATTTATTCTTAGAATCCATTAATGAAAGATAGATTTCTCTTTACCAGTTTTTCATGATATTAGAACGGGTCAATCAGATCTCACAGAACAAACCCTAAAGCAATGACACCACCATGGGAGGAGACGACTCGGGCAAATCCGGAACCAAAAAGATAACCATGTTGACACAAACTAACCATATTACATACATGCGTCTGAGTATCCCATACAAATGCATAGACCTGGAAAACCTGTCGTGTCGTGTCAGGTTCGTGTCGTGTCAAGacattaaacgggttgaaagAGCTTGACCCTAACTTGACCCATTTAATtatcgtgtcaacccgtttattttcatGTCGGCTTCGTGTCGGGTTTTGGGTTAAGATCTAGACCTTGTAAATATGTTGTTTCATGTCTGGTTGAAACATTTTAAAGATTGGAAAATAGGAGTTAtggatacaaaaataaaaaagtgAAACATTGGAGTTAGGAGACGgaatgaaattttttttagtAAGTTTAGAAGGTAAAATGAAAAGAGTTGAAGTTGGGGAGCAAATGAGATAAGTGGAGATGATGAGTAAAATtaagtaattttgaaaatttgaatattGTTTATAATTCTTGAGTTTGGCCGACTACAAgtctataacatataatatatttataaaaatataaaatctataataaataatatataattaaacgggtcatattcgAGTTGGAAGTCTTGACCCTAACCCTACCCATTTAATTATCGTGTTGTGTCGTGTCAACTCGTTTACATAAACATGTCAAAATCTATGACCCTAACCCGATAatttcgtgtcgggttcgtgtcgtgtcatgttttGCTAGGTCTACAAATGCATGTAAACGGTGTTCTTATTGACGGGAATTATGGATATTGGGCTTAAGAGATGAAAAACTTCCTATTTGCAAAGAACAAAATGAGATTTGTAGATGGGATGATCAAACTATCAAATGACAATTCCCCAAATTACATGAGGTGGATGCGTTGTGATGCTATGATCAAGTGTTGGCTCACCATGATGATGGAAAAGACAATCAGATTGAGTGTCAAATACGTGAACACAACTGCAAAGATATAGGCTTATCTTGAAGAGTGATTTGGCAAAGAAAGTGCTCATCGTGTGTATGAATTAAAGCAGGCCCTCGCCACGACTCAACAAGATGGTAGTTCAATATCGGTTTACTACACCAAATTGCGAGAAATATGGGAGGAGATTCAGTCTATATCACTGACTCCAACGTGCTCATGTGGTAAGTGTACATGTGATCTTGAGAAAAGATTGAATGAAACTAAAGAAAAAGAaagattatgtgtttatgatgggTCTTAATAGTGTTCTCCACCGTAAAGACAAATTTTTGCTTCAAAACCAACTCCCATGTTGGGAACAACTTATCATTTTTTTTATGAAGATGAACAACAAAGAGCCATCACAACTAATGAAGGCAAGGGTAATATGATCCAAGACAACCTTTGCTGATATGGAATTAAGCCCCATACTAGGACTCACAAGTGAGCAATACCATAAGTTGATCAAACACTTTTCTAATGAAGACAATGTTAATATGGTTAACATAGCAagtaaaatatatacaaataatTCATGGGTTGTTGAAACAGGTGCAACATAACATATGACTGGAAATCGTAATCTCTTTGAAGGTAAGATGAATTGTAATGGTGAAACTCCTGTTATCATACCCAACGACGATTATGTTCCAGTAGAAGGAAAAGGAACCCCAACCTTACCTAATAGGATTAAAATCGTTGAAGTGTTATATATTCCGAAATTTGAATGCAACATTCTTTTTGTTAGTTGTTGGACGAAAGATCTTCATTGTTATGTGATGTTCTTTCCTAATTTTATTTTGTTGCACATGACCTATAGACGAGGAGCTTGATTGGCGCGGGACAATGTGACAAAGGTCTTTATCGTATGGCTTTGATAACAAAGAAAGGTGCAAGAATTATGCTTCCGTTTGGCATAAGAGATTAGGAAACGCTTTCGAGGCAAAATTGCATCAAGTAGATTTTTTTAGCTAATTTTACTTCTGAATTGAAAAACAAAGTTTGTGATTCATGTATAAAGGCTAAACATACTACTTTACCTTTTTTTGATAGTTCTATTAAAACTAGTGAATGCTTTGATCTTATACATCGTGATATATGGGGAAGCTATCATACACCATCTTTATATGGGGCACGCTACGTTCTTACAGtcgttgatgattttagtagaggGGTATGGGTATTATCATTAAGTACAAACATGAAGCAAGCAATTGCTTAATGGATTTTTGCAAAATGGTCAAAAATCagtttggtaaaaatgttaagaGAATAAGAAGTGACAATGGGGGTGAGTTCACAATACATTAGGCTCAATGATTGAATTTTATGCACACCAAGGAATTATTCTGGAAACCTCGTATCCTCACACCCCACAACAAAATGGGAAGATACATAGTTATGAGCACATGAGGGTGTTTGGATGTCTTGTGTATGTAAGAAACAAAGAGACTGTTGACGTATCCCATCGGGAATCCGTCAAAGATAACGGAAGCGCTAGTTTGACAAACGAATCGATCAAGAAGCAACACGTGACTAATGTTGGGCCTTAGCCATCGCCCTCGAGACCCCGTATCTGTTCCTTGGTGCCCAAGCGCCAAGGCTAGCATTGAAGACAAAATAGTACCAAGAGTTCCCCAAAGCGACAAGTGTAGTGCTCTTGACGCCGCTTCTGGCAGAATCTACACCAATAGCGAACAACCACCCATAGAACACGATCCCCCAATCAAAAGCAATCAACCCCTGCTAAACCTGACAAATGTAGAAGATACCATTAGGGATTTGTTCCCCCTAGCCACAGGTATAAAAGGCACCATTCTCCCCCAAGAGAAGAGGCTAAGATCTTCCACCCTTTAACACTCTCTTTACGCTTTCAACCATCTCTCTCTCAGACCACCACTGACTTAATCGTCGGAGTTCATCGCTAGTTTATGGCGACCGACACCCACTGCAACGACAAATCCGACCACGACGaccaccacaacgccctaaaggGAACCGACCACACAATCACAACCAACACTCATCAGCAACCATTCATGCAGCAGGCAGGAACCAGCACCTGGTGCCCGAGCACCATCACATCCACTATACAACAAATGTATGCAGGTCACCTGTCTTCCCCGATGGTCGCCATGTTGCGCGTCCCGCTATTCGAGCGCGAAGACCCGACGTTAGCTGCTTGCCATTCTCCACTCCGGTGGCATATCACAAAGAGAATAAAGTATATAAGTTTGAAGTGAGGGGGAGACTGGCTGTTTTTGTAGGATATCCTCAAAGGCCAAAAGGGCTACAAGGTTgatagtgtcatatttatacacatttctAGGTAGTATTTTAATTAAGCTATAATTTGTTTAATTGCAAAGATATTtggtatttttaatatttaaattatattttgcagccaaaaaTGGACATTCTCGAAGAAAATGATTAAAACCGACAAAAGCTGTATACTTGGAGGACTGGAGCTGAAAAAAGATAcaaaaggatgttgctggacaactTGACATCTCGTCAGTATTTTGACTATATCTCATGACTCGTAGTTtcgattgatgagattcaaaatgaCTGAAAACTAGACGAAATTTCGGACGACTTTGGTTTTTGAGCCAAGTGCTAATTCCCATTTATCATGATGTGAAGAGTATAATTTCACAACGTGAGATTGATTCTTCTAGAAGATAGCTACGCGGAATGCAGTTTCCTTGCCGAACACGAATTCTACTAAGATCACAACGAGAGAACTTaattctcacgatgtgagacatgatttttggaatatatatatatatatatatatatatatatatatatatatatatatatatatatatatatatatatatccctttgCTCATTTCGACTTAGGGGGTTGGCTAAGACATATTTTGGAGAGATAACCTAAAACATCCTTTGGAAGGATAAAGTGTTTGAAGAtagagaatttgaagattaaaacACTACATACGGTTTTCATTAATTTAATCATTTCAATTTCTTATGAAGTTGTGTGTTTACTTTCAGATATGAGTAGCTGAATTAGTAGACTTTCGTTTAGTTAGATGAAACCTTAAAACTATGAGTTAGCTTATTATTTTATGGATTTTATGAAGTTGGTTTTATGcatgtgtttgattatcatttCCTAGCATGTTAAAGTTTTGATCTTTGTTGCTTTAAGTCAAGTTAAGTGtagtttagtgaccattaaattgcaTGAACTTGCttacctagtaatttagtgaccattaaattccTAGAGCTAAAATTGACTAcatcttagataagtaataaaGGTAACAACTTTAATTGTGTTGGAAAATATAATTGTGAACATAATTGTGTTTGATTATAGATAATTATCTAGATATATCTTACATAGCCCAATTATCATTATTAAACAATTATGTGTTTGCTTGTGTATGACCATTACATAGTAGTACATGAATTGGTATAAATGTTAGTAGATCGGACCAAGATTGCTAATTACATATAAACTGGTAACCAACTTTATTAATCCATAGATAAGATCTAACCATAGGAAAAGGTGTATTAAAAAATAAACGAAAGTGTTTTTTAATATCTTGATTACAATCGTTTTTAGTTGAGTGCTTAAGTTAGTCTGAACTTGTAAAAACAGATAAAAACCCCTTTTAATTTTTGTATgattttagattaatttttagtAGTTACTTTAGTATATTGAAtatgttccctgtgttcgatacccaacTTACTTTACTATATTATAAACTGACTAGGTACATTGTCTATAGGTACAACGAGCACATACATGCATATCGATAAGTGTCACGAAGACAACTATACTCCTCCAACATAATTCAACAGGGTAAAATTGGTGTCATCAACCCATAAGTATAGTAAGGATACTCACCTCAATCTGATGATAAACAAatctgaaacgacccaaaaatacgacccaaaaatttcaatttttattataacaaaaccataaaaccaagtatcacataataaaaccatacgttgcgtgtttcaaaaaccatgataaaatactgtgagaaaaactgtatcacaactgtatccaaacatatcaagaaactgaatcaactcccaggacaaaaactgaagctgtggtgtgtgcgatgccatcatcccgagctcttccctttgcttgcggaagtacctaaaaccaaaactgaaactgtaagcacgaagcttagtgagctcccccaaactaccacataccatacaatacatataaaacacatactgggccttgcccactgcatcggaccgaagtccggaactagctgcatcggaccgaagtccggaactgactgcatcggaccgaagtccggaactgactgggaccttgtcccctgcatcggaccgaagtccggaaccgactgatcatagcatagcataacacatatcaactaatatagacacatatactgcatactgcatcagactgaagtccggaacatataacacacaaacacgcttgaatcacatagacatcaagcatactgaactactgcttcggactgaagtccagaactactactaactaaacgggccgacattgtggccatagacccgttcctactcgaaggaaactcacctcgtgaactggctgccgtgtgtatggctctggaagctaactactgctgctctggtatctccccggctacaaatccataaacacactcaatcaaatgctaatcactgcactgggtcaaaatgactcttttacccttggtcaaagtcaactctcccggtcaaagtcaacctacagttgacctgactcgtcgagttgggcctccaactcgccgagtctctagtctcacctctcaaccctactcgtggctactcgtcgagtatggcatcgactcgacgagtcccctctTCGATTCAAGAACCCAGGCAAActgcatccgactcaccgagtcgtatgaacaactcgacgagttgttcttgagctaagaagattgccttggactcgtcgagttgtatgaacaactcgtcgagtccctccattactgagtctaacctccgactcactgagtccatcctactgctcactggcctccaatcggaatcactcaaagggtaaagatcggggactcgcgacctcactcgccgagtccaaagaacgactcgccgagtcacatgcatgcagatccTAAGAACTCGATTCTGCTCAACACCACCGCATACAAATTATAGATCTGAGTTCCTAAGGTTGATTtaccacataaagtttccaactttacgtgtacatacacatgaaaaaggagataaaggctaaaaaggcacttagaagagtagatctagggttatcatgcaaaatggctccataatggtgatagatctatgattttggaattgaaacatggctagatccgaaggctaatcaatctaatgtgatctctctactaagaaatggctaaaagaggctaaatatgcttgttaaagagaaatcaatcatagaaacagcAGGAATTCGgctaatacctcaatgaactctgaaatgggtgcaagaccttggatcttcttcttctcctttggatctagcctcattcttctcttcaaaacttcaagattcacacaagaaatgcacaattactcaaggaaatga containing:
- the LOC111911726 gene encoding histone H2A, which gives rise to MDAGTKVKKGAAGRKAGGPKKKPVSRSVKAGLQFPVGRLGRFLKKGQYAKRVGSGAPVYLAAVLEYLAAEVLELAGNAARDNKKTRIIPRHVLLAVRNDEELGKLLSGVTIAHGGVLPNINPVLLPKKALDKATKEPKSPSKATKSPKKA
- the LOC111911725 gene encoding arginine biosynthesis bifunctional protein ArgJ, chloroplastic yields the protein MSSLCVPPQFVSLKLSEFNSRKLLGSFASPKRDFRVFSMSIDVKEASNFISAAPIFLPEGPWKQIPGGVTAAEGFKAAGMYGGLRAAGQKPDLALVTCDVDAISAGAFTRNVVAAAPVLYCKSTLQKSTTARAVLINAGQANAATGDAGYQDVIDCSNALSNLLQVSPDEILIESTGVIGQRIKKEPLLNSLPKLISLLSSSVKGADSAAVAITTTDLVSKSVAVEFEVGGSRIRIGGMAKGSGMIHPNMGTLLGVITTDACVDTDIWRKMVQVAVNRSFNQITVDGDTSTNDTIIALASGLSGSNRISSLHSSEGNQLQMCLDAVMQGLAKSIAWDGEGATCLIEVTVSGAGSESEAAKIARSVASSSLTKAAIYGRDPNWGRIACAAGYAGICFDSNALRIALGDILLMEGGQPLPFDRSAASNYLKEAGDAHGTVKIQISIGDGPGTGLAWGCDLSYDYVKINAEYTT